In Elusimicrobiota bacterium, a single window of DNA contains:
- a CDS encoding thioredoxin domain-containing protein: protein MLKKFYLLIVTVGLSSGVASAQSADTQKAMARIGQTVLTETQMRNDLGVALYEAENTLYQVEKNWIDQQAKVLLFQRAATEAGLAVEAWRAREIDGAVTPPSQTEIHQLLERVPANQRASTETVHQATQQLTYQKRLQKENELYQQLSAKYPIEVFLSKPVPPHINVSYAPDDPAKGRPNAPVTILEFTDFQCPYCKRAQETLLRVEAAYPNQVKIVARQYPLPFHNRAKAASEAALCAKEQGKFWEMREKLFEKQQLEDADFKRYAQELRLDGKKFDHCLTDHRMAARIDADVADGQRFGVRGTPHFFVNGQPINGAQPYEAFDQAIKDALAAKKK, encoded by the coding sequence ATGTTGAAAAAGTTTTATCTGTTGATTGTGACGGTGGGGCTGTCCAGCGGGGTGGCATCCGCCCAGAGCGCCGACACCCAGAAGGCGATGGCGCGCATTGGCCAAACCGTTTTGACGGAGACCCAGATGCGCAACGACTTAGGGGTCGCTCTCTACGAAGCGGAGAATACTCTCTATCAGGTTGAAAAGAACTGGATTGATCAGCAGGCCAAGGTTCTGCTTTTTCAGCGAGCCGCCACCGAGGCGGGTTTAGCCGTGGAAGCCTGGCGGGCCCGCGAAATCGACGGGGCCGTCACGCCGCCGTCTCAAACGGAGATCCATCAGCTCCTGGAGCGTGTTCCGGCCAACCAGCGCGCGTCGACCGAGACGGTGCATCAGGCCACGCAACAACTCACTTACCAGAAACGATTACAAAAGGAAAATGAACTTTATCAGCAACTCTCAGCAAAATATCCGATTGAGGTTTTTCTTTCCAAGCCGGTCCCCCCGCACATTAACGTATCGTATGCGCCGGATGACCCGGCGAAAGGCCGCCCAAACGCCCCGGTGACCATTCTGGAATTCACCGATTTCCAATGTCCCTACTGCAAGCGGGCTCAGGAAACCCTTCTTCGGGTGGAGGCCGCTTATCCCAACCAGGTAAAAATCGTGGCCCGACAATACCCTCTTCCTTTTCATAACCGCGCCAAAGCCGCCTCAGAGGCCGCGCTTTGCGCCAAGGAACAGGGAAAATTCTGGGAGATGCGCGAGAAGCTCTTTGAAAAACAGCAGCTAGAAGATGCGGATTTCAAGCGTTATGCACAGGAGCTCCGCTTAGACGGGAAAAAATTCGACCACTGTCTGACGGACCATCGCATGGCGGCGCGCATCGACGCGGACGTGGCCGATGGACAGCGTTTCGGGGTGCGCGGAACGCCTCATTTCTTCGTCAACGGCCAGCCGATCAACGGCGCCCAACCGTATGAAGCTTTTGATCAGGCGATCAAGGATGCTCTTGCGGCAAAAAAGAAATAG
- a CDS encoding C40 family peptidase, translating to MKKARTLSLFTVLAGLLIPVSGYTEHRSHHPWLMMGSSRSSSALVPAESAPPTKNGRQIVERALHYKGTRYKFGGSSKKGLDCSGLVNRVYADLKLKKIPRASNALYKSGKSVKMSELRPGDLVFFKNTYRRGISHVGVYAGRNKFVHASSHKHGVTVTALSDPYFQLHYAGARRLY from the coding sequence ATGAAAAAAGCCAGAACTCTATCTCTATTCACTGTACTCGCAGGACTCCTTATTCCTGTTTCAGGATATACGGAACATCGCTCCCATCATCCCTGGCTGATGATGGGTTCGTCCCGGTCCAGCTCAGCACTGGTACCGGCAGAGAGTGCACCCCCGACGAAAAATGGACGACAAATCGTGGAGCGCGCCCTTCACTATAAAGGAACCCGTTATAAGTTTGGGGGGAGCTCCAAAAAGGGATTAGATTGTTCCGGGCTGGTGAATCGAGTCTATGCGGATTTAAAGTTGAAAAAGATCCCGAGAGCCAGCAACGCGCTCTACAAGAGCGGCAAGTCGGTGAAAATGAGCGAGTTGCGTCCGGGAGATCTGGTCTTCTTTAAGAATACATACCGTCGGGGTATTTCTCACGTGGGGGTTTACGCCGGCCGGAACAAATTTGTTCATGCCTCCAGCCACAAGCACGGGGTGACCGTCACCGCCCTCTCCGATCCTTACTTCCAGCTTCATTACGCCGGCGCCCGACGGCTTTACTAG
- a CDS encoding ribonuclease G — protein MENTSGHGIATVVPEEIKQWSWGAFLLNWIWGISNGTYIALLALIPYVGFIMAIVLGFKGNEWAWRNKRWESVEQFQRVQKKWTLWGVGLVGGLIGLSILAALAIPLLVRR, from the coding sequence ATGGAAAACACATCCGGTCATGGCATAGCAACGGTTGTCCCAGAGGAGATCAAACAATGGAGCTGGGGAGCTTTCCTGCTCAACTGGATCTGGGGGATTAGCAACGGGACCTATATTGCGTTACTCGCGCTGATCCCTTACGTCGGCTTCATTATGGCCATTGTTTTGGGTTTTAAAGGAAACGAGTGGGCCTGGCGGAATAAGCGCTGGGAGAGCGTCGAACAATTTCAACGCGTTCAGAAAAAATGGACTCTTTGGGGAGTAGGGCTCGTGGGCGGCCTTATTGGGTTATCTATTCTCGCAGCGCTGGCTATCCCTTTGCTGGTCCGACGTTAG
- the ispG gene encoding (E)-4-hydroxy-3-methylbut-2-enyl-diphosphate synthase → MDRPFVPDLFHYHRRKTRVVKVGKIGVGGENPVRIQSMTTTPTADVNATVAQAIRMVQAGCEMVRMTAPTLADARALGDIRRQLNAKGYAAIPLVADIHFNPECAMEAADHVEKIRVNPGNYADSKTFKIKEYSDQEYHAELVRIEERFTPLVLKCKSLGRAMRLGANHGSLSDRILNRYGDSPEGMVESALEFVRICRKHDYHDLILSMKSSNVKVMIAAYRLLVVRLQEEGMDYPFHLGVTEAGYGEDGRIKSVIGIGSLLSDGIGDTIRVSLTEDPEYEMPVAFQIAKPYQPMGVIASAPASSFDGKGARGNLPSQGQIATSRLPDQAAEAAPRDDGLNGLSHVDNFYHYARRTTRTIPIGPFMLGGENAVRVISDVSPWLGDQTDPQKVVKEILRFFEKQRSSDNDSVPEILEWPVPDEKALEFLKSVRRALGAEATRLAFWGRFTDFQTMTKGLPGVHAATYVGPRSIPDAERLDQFRVFIRSAREAGVTVVLESGPCHTGFLGPARNLVKGIECCEREGNQNLLLSFRLPTAQALIANTRLAAALLRQKGADYPFHLRLPGHPNFEEQRLQASLAFGALLCDGIGDSVQTGQGKEPAKDLELLYNVLQAAGVRITKAEFVTCPSCGRTLFDLQSTAERIKQKTGHLKGVKIAIMGCIVNGPGEMADADFGYVGGAPGRINLYVGRTCVEKGIPFDQADQRLIDLIKTHGKWVDPR, encoded by the coding sequence ATGGATAGACCGTTTGTCCCGGACCTTTTTCATTATCACCGTCGAAAGACGCGGGTGGTGAAGGTGGGGAAGATCGGGGTAGGAGGAGAAAACCCTGTCCGTATCCAGTCGATGACCACGACGCCGACCGCCGACGTGAACGCAACGGTGGCCCAAGCCATCCGGATGGTCCAGGCTGGTTGCGAGATGGTCCGCATGACGGCTCCCACCCTGGCGGACGCCCGGGCGCTGGGGGACATCCGCCGGCAGCTCAACGCCAAAGGATATGCGGCGATTCCGCTCGTCGCGGACATCCATTTCAATCCGGAATGCGCGATGGAAGCAGCGGATCATGTGGAAAAAATCCGTGTCAACCCCGGCAATTATGCCGATTCGAAAACGTTCAAAATCAAAGAGTATTCCGACCAAGAGTATCACGCCGAACTCGTCCGCATTGAAGAACGTTTCACCCCGCTCGTTCTGAAATGCAAAAGCCTTGGACGGGCCATGCGTCTGGGGGCCAATCATGGGTCGCTCTCCGACAGGATTTTGAACCGCTATGGGGATTCTCCGGAGGGAATGGTGGAGTCGGCGCTGGAGTTTGTGCGAATTTGCCGGAAGCACGATTACCACGATCTGATCCTCTCAATGAAATCGTCTAACGTGAAAGTCATGATTGCCGCCTACCGGCTCCTGGTGGTCCGCCTGCAGGAGGAGGGGATGGATTATCCCTTCCATCTGGGAGTGACGGAAGCCGGTTATGGCGAGGATGGACGCATAAAATCCGTCATTGGAATCGGCAGCCTGCTCAGCGACGGAATTGGCGATACGATCCGCGTCTCGTTGACGGAAGACCCCGAGTATGAGATGCCGGTGGCTTTTCAGATTGCGAAACCATACCAGCCAATGGGTGTCATTGCGAGCGCGCCGGCCTCTTCGTTTGATGGGAAAGGCGCGCGTGGCAATCTGCCATCGCAAGGCCAGATCGCCACGTCGCGGCTTCCTGACCAAGCGGCGGAAGCCGCTCCTCGCGATGACGGCCTGAATGGCCTTTCCCACGTCGACAATTTCTACCACTATGCCCGCCGTACGACGCGCACCATCCCGATCGGCCCCTTTATGCTCGGCGGCGAAAACGCGGTCCGGGTCATCAGCGATGTGTCCCCCTGGCTGGGGGATCAAACGGATCCCCAGAAGGTGGTCAAGGAAATTCTTCGTTTTTTTGAGAAACAACGGTCTTCCGACAATGATAGTGTTCCTGAAATTCTGGAATGGCCGGTTCCGGACGAGAAGGCCCTGGAATTTTTGAAAAGCGTTCGTCGTGCGCTGGGTGCCGAGGCCACGCGGCTGGCTTTTTGGGGCCGTTTTACCGATTTCCAGACGATGACGAAGGGTCTTCCTGGTGTCCACGCGGCTACTTACGTCGGCCCGCGCTCGATCCCTGATGCTGAGCGTCTCGACCAGTTTCGGGTCTTTATCCGGTCTGCCCGGGAGGCGGGTGTCACGGTTGTCCTGGAGTCAGGGCCCTGTCATACCGGTTTTCTGGGTCCGGCGCGCAACCTGGTGAAAGGGATCGAATGTTGCGAGCGCGAAGGGAACCAAAACCTGCTCCTATCTTTCCGATTGCCAACAGCGCAAGCCCTCATCGCCAACACCCGTCTGGCGGCGGCGCTCTTACGGCAGAAAGGAGCGGATTACCCTTTTCATCTTCGTCTACCGGGACATCCAAATTTTGAGGAACAGCGCCTCCAGGCGTCCCTCGCGTTCGGGGCTCTCCTCTGCGACGGGATTGGCGACAGCGTTCAGACTGGGCAGGGGAAGGAACCGGCCAAGGATCTGGAACTTCTCTATAACGTGCTTCAGGCGGCTGGCGTGCGCATCACGAAAGCTGAGTTTGTGACCTGCCCGTCCTGCGGGCGGACGTTGTTTGATTTACAGAGCACCGCGGAGCGGATCAAACAGAAGACCGGTCACCTTAAAGGTGTGAAGATCGCCATTATGGGGTGCATCGTTAATGGGCCCGGCGAAATGGCGGACGCGGATTTTGGCTATGTCGGAGGAGCCCCCGGCCGGATTAACCTCTATGTTGGAAGGACCTGCGTTGAAAAAGGGATTCCTTTCGATCAGGCTGACCAGCGTCTGATCGATCTCATCAAAACCCACGGTAAGTGGGTGGATCCCCGTTAA
- the greA gene encoding transcription elongation factor GreA, with product MDEQIYITRRGYHKLQEAMEALKKRRPLISHEIKEAREKGDLKENAEYHAAKEEMAHNERRIQEIELKLGGARILEDQGDLPTDKAYIGATVTVTDDTRTEMRYTLVDSSESDPSNGLISISSPIGKSLLGQAIGAIVTVPVGKNGYKLTITAITRG from the coding sequence ATGGACGAACAAATTTATATCACTCGACGGGGCTATCACAAACTTCAAGAGGCTATGGAAGCGCTGAAAAAGCGGCGGCCGTTGATCTCGCACGAAATCAAAGAGGCTCGCGAGAAAGGTGACTTAAAGGAAAACGCGGAGTATCACGCCGCCAAAGAAGAAATGGCGCATAACGAACGCCGCATTCAGGAAATTGAATTGAAGCTGGGAGGCGCCCGGATTTTAGAAGACCAGGGCGATCTTCCAACGGACAAAGCCTACATCGGCGCGACGGTGACCGTAACAGACGACACCCGCACTGAGATGCGCTATACCCTTGTGGATTCTTCCGAATCCGACCCGTCCAATGGCCTGATTTCCATTAGCTCTCCGATTGGCAAGAGCCTCCTCGGCCAGGCCATCGGGGCGATCGTGACCGTCCCGGTCGGCAAAAACGGTTACAAACTCACCATCACCGCCATCACCCGCGGCTAA
- a CDS encoding MFS transporter, producing the protein IGAWMQSLAQAWLVLDLSNSPFYLGLDGFAASIPLSVFAFWGGVIADRFNRRRLLLGTQVVFLGLALLLAVLTQFHRVRVWQIILLSFCTGVTQSIAWPVYQAVLGELVERKNLSNAIALNSAQFNFARTIGPLIGALGLSFFGTAGCFYANAVSFLAVIAALSFIQIQPKHLAVGSGFSGFWKDLTDGFRYMRGARALLWLLLTLAMTSLLGVPLVILLPVFARDILRIGVVGLGWLVGAFGTGAVLGGFRVAYLADFPRKGNYVLMSVLVFSLACIGFSVSHRLYFSLFCLVAAGYAMVSFTSVINTLVQTSVPDHLRGRAVSLFIFCFGGTMPFGNLLAGWMANHVGAPRTLLIQGSLLGFYTAILYVIRPEIRDLS; encoded by the coding sequence ATCGGAGCGTGGATGCAGAGTTTGGCCCAGGCCTGGCTGGTGCTGGATCTGTCCAACTCCCCCTTTTATCTTGGGCTGGACGGTTTTGCCGCATCCATCCCGCTTTCTGTTTTTGCTTTTTGGGGGGGCGTCATCGCGGACCGGTTTAACCGGCGGCGGCTCTTGCTAGGAACACAGGTTGTTTTTCTTGGATTAGCGCTTCTCCTGGCGGTTTTAACCCAGTTCCATCGGGTGAGGGTGTGGCAAATCATCCTGCTTTCGTTTTGTACAGGCGTGACCCAATCGATTGCCTGGCCTGTCTACCAGGCCGTTTTAGGTGAGTTGGTTGAACGCAAAAATCTTTCGAATGCGATTGCTCTGAATTCCGCTCAGTTTAATTTTGCGCGAACCATCGGCCCCCTGATTGGGGCGTTGGGGTTGTCCTTTTTTGGAACCGCTGGTTGTTTTTATGCCAATGCGGTCAGTTTTTTGGCGGTGATCGCGGCCCTTTCCTTTATCCAAATACAACCCAAACATCTTGCTGTTGGAAGCGGTTTTTCCGGTTTTTGGAAAGACCTGACGGACGGATTCCGTTACATGCGTGGTGCGCGAGCGCTCTTGTGGCTGCTTCTGACCTTGGCTATGACGAGTCTGTTGGGGGTCCCGCTGGTCATCTTGTTGCCTGTTTTTGCCCGGGATATTCTCAGGATTGGAGTCGTTGGCCTGGGATGGCTGGTGGGGGCTTTCGGGACCGGCGCCGTGTTGGGCGGGTTTCGGGTGGCTTATCTGGCGGATTTTCCGAGGAAAGGCAATTATGTTCTGATGTCCGTTCTGGTCTTTTCTCTGGCCTGTATTGGATTTTCCGTTTCCCACCGTCTTTATTTTTCTCTTTTCTGCCTGGTCGCCGCCGGATACGCCATGGTCAGTTTTACTTCCGTGATCAATACGTTGGTCCAGACCTCTGTCCCGGATCATCTCCGGGGACGTGCCGTGAGCCTGTTCATCTTTTGTTTCGGAGGGACGATGCCCTTCGGGAATCTTTTGGCAGGCTGGATGGCCAACCATGTCGGAGCGCCCCGTACGCTTCTGATTCAGGGAAGTCTGCTGGGATTTTATACGGCCATTCTTTACGTGATCCGTCCCGAGATACGGGATCTGTCCTGA
- the rplA gene encoding 50S ribosomal protein L1, with the protein MGKRLAALEKGKIVDPAKKYAIHEAADLVKKTATAKFDESIELHVKLGVDPKQSDQNVRGTVVLPHGTGQSKRVVVVAKGEKLKEAEQADADAFGDADIIEKISKGWLDFDVIVATPDAMKDLSKLGKVLGPKGLMPNPKAGTVTFDIARAVKELKAGRIEFKLDPAGIIHTVVGKASFSPEKIAENTKAIIHALVMAKPAASKGQYLQSMTLAATMGPGISLDLSQKFE; encoded by the coding sequence ATGGGGAAACGACTCGCAGCCTTAGAGAAGGGAAAAATTGTTGATCCTGCCAAAAAGTATGCGATCCATGAGGCCGCCGACTTGGTCAAGAAGACGGCAACCGCTAAATTTGATGAAAGCATCGAATTGCATGTGAAACTCGGTGTGGATCCGAAACAGTCGGACCAGAATGTCCGTGGCACGGTGGTTTTGCCGCATGGGACAGGACAAAGCAAGCGCGTCGTCGTGGTTGCCAAGGGTGAAAAACTCAAGGAAGCGGAGCAGGCCGACGCCGACGCTTTCGGGGACGCCGATATCATTGAGAAAATTTCTAAAGGCTGGCTTGATTTTGACGTGATCGTGGCGACCCCGGATGCGATGAAAGATCTTTCGAAACTCGGAAAGGTGCTGGGCCCGAAGGGGCTGATGCCCAATCCGAAGGCTGGAACAGTGACCTTTGACATCGCGCGTGCGGTCAAAGAGTTGAAGGCGGGTCGTATTGAGTTCAAGTTGGATCCAGCCGGGATCATCCACACGGTGGTTGGCAAAGCCAGTTTTTCACCTGAGAAGATCGCTGAAAATACGAAAGCCATCATTCATGCCCTGGTTATGGCCAAACCCGCCGCGTCCAAAGGCCAATACCTTCAAAGCATGACCTTGGCTGCCACCATGGGGCCCGGCATTTCCCTCGACCTTTCCCAAAAATTCGAGTAG
- the rplK gene encoding 50S ribosomal protein L11, producing MPPKKVKTQIKLQIPAGAANPAPPVGPALGQHGVNIMDFCKQFNERTKSNEPGMVIPAVITIFEDRTFTFITKMPPVSALLKKAAGLAKGSGEPNRNKVAKITRKQAEEVAKQKMPDLNANSLDAAVRMVAGTARSMGIEITE from the coding sequence ATGCCTCCAAAAAAAGTTAAAACGCAAATTAAATTGCAAATTCCAGCCGGTGCCGCCAATCCGGCGCCGCCGGTCGGCCCTGCGCTGGGCCAGCACGGCGTCAATATCATGGATTTTTGCAAGCAGTTTAACGAGCGCACGAAGAGCAATGAGCCCGGGATGGTCATCCCGGCGGTCATTACGATATTCGAAGACCGGACCTTTACGTTTATCACCAAGATGCCCCCGGTTTCTGCGCTTCTGAAGAAGGCGGCGGGTCTGGCCAAGGGTTCGGGTGAACCGAACCGCAATAAGGTGGCCAAGATCACACGGAAACAAGCGGAGGAAGTCGCCAAACAAAAAATGCCGGATTTAAATGCCAATAGCCTGGATGCCGCTGTTCGAATGGTGGCCGGTACCGCCCGAAGCATGGGCATTGAGATTACAGAATAA
- the nusG gene encoding transcription termination/antitermination protein NusG, whose translation MAERAWYVIHTYSGHEDRVKASLEKTIENIGLQSKIHKVLIPTEEVMEIKRNRKQVKKRKFFPGYVIVDMLVDNETYWTIRNTPGVSGFLGGNMPIALPEAEVKNLLDLTTAQPQQKPRPAVTFNKEENVRIIDGPFRHFIGVVEEVNEERGKLKVMVSIFGRPTPVELDFLQVEKL comes from the coding sequence ATGGCTGAACGAGCATGGTATGTGATTCACACCTATTCGGGACATGAGGATCGCGTGAAGGCTTCTTTGGAGAAGACGATCGAGAATATCGGCCTCCAGAGCAAAATCCACAAAGTCCTCATACCGACCGAAGAAGTGATGGAAATTAAACGGAACCGCAAGCAGGTCAAGAAACGCAAATTTTTCCCCGGCTATGTCATCGTGGACATGCTGGTGGATAATGAGACCTATTGGACCATTCGGAATACCCCGGGAGTCTCCGGTTTTTTGGGTGGGAACATGCCCATTGCTTTGCCGGAGGCGGAGGTCAAGAATCTATTGGATCTGACGACGGCTCAACCCCAGCAGAAACCACGGCCGGCCGTCACCTTTAACAAAGAAGAGAACGTCCGGATCATCGATGGTCCTTTCCGCCACTTCATCGGTGTTGTGGAAGAGGTGAATGAAGAGCGCGGCAAACTGAAGGTGATGGTATCCATCTTCGGTCGCCCGACGCCTGTGGAACTGGATTTTCTACAGGTAGAAAAATTGTAA
- the secE gene encoding preprotein translocase subunit SecE, which translates to MFDQFTRFLQEAYHELKLATWLTRQQMLASTVVVIILTVLVAVYVALIDRVLLFVAGILFRIG; encoded by the coding sequence ATGTTCGATCAATTCACGCGGTTTCTACAGGAAGCGTATCACGAGTTAAAACTCGCGACGTGGCTCACTCGTCAACAAATGCTGGCGTCAACCGTCGTCGTAATCATCTTAACGGTGTTGGTGGCGGTTTACGTCGCTTTGATTGATCGAGTGTTGTTGTTTGTAGCTGGAATTCTCTTCAGGATTGGATAA